Proteins from a genomic interval of Papaver somniferum cultivar HN1 chromosome 4, ASM357369v1, whole genome shotgun sequence:
- the LOC113275524 gene encoding protein ESMERALDA 1-like translates to MHPAYNRISSSGHNSPSPPQSPLRGSPGLRHTRSSNNKGGGSSGKFLPPPKTFAQRIAWILLSVLLRRQGVFLFAPLIYISGMLLYMGTVSLDVVVPDINSRPPPGSVYRSPQLYNKLRPEMDADNFSSDALATVWRHPYKGGEWRPCINKSEEGLPESNGYIYVEANGGLNQQRTSIGNAVAVAGYLNATLVIPNFHYHSIWRDPSKFSDIYDEEYFIQTLKGDVRVVNKLPGYIMERFDHNMSNVYNFKVKAWSSIKYYRESVLPRLLEEQFIRISPFANRLSFDAPPAVQRLRCLANYESLRFANPIATLAESLVERMKERSAHNNGKYIAVHLRFEEDMVAFSCCIFDGGEQEISDMNAARERGWRGKFTKPGRVIRPGSIRINGKCPLTPLEVGLMLRGMGFDNSTSIFLASGKIYNAEKTMAPLLEMFPLLQTKDMLASAEELAPFKNFSSRMAAIDYTVCLHSEVFVTTQGGNFPHFLMGHRRYLFGGHSKTIRPDKRKLALLFDNPNIGWKTFKRQMLNMRSHSDSKGIELKRPNDSIYTFPCPDCMCRVNKTEEAKPQSPP, encoded by the exons ATGCATCCAGCATATAATAGAATATCAAGTAGTGGTCAtaactcaccatcaccaccgcaATCACCATTAAGAGGTTCACCAGGATTAAGACATACAAGAAGCAGCAATAACAAAGGTGGTGGAAGTAGTGGTAAATTTCTACCACCACCGAAAACATTTGCACAGAGAATCGCATGGATCCTATTGTCTGTTCTTCTACGTCGTCAAGGAGTTTTTCTATTTGCTCctcttatttatatttctgggATGCTTCTGTATATGGGTACCGTTTCGTTAGATGTTGTTGTTCCTGATATCAACTCTCGTCCTCCTCCTGGTTCTGTCTATCGTTCTCCTCAACTTTATAACAAATTACGGCCTGAAATGGATGCTGATAATTTCTCTTCAGATGCG TTAGCAACAGTATGGAGACACCCTTATAAAGGTGGTGAGTGGAGGCCGTGTATAAACAAGTCTGAAGAAG GTCTGCCTGAATCAAACGGTTACATTTATGTCGAAGCAAATGGTGGCTTAAATCAGCAAAGGACATCG ATAGGCAATGCAGTTGCTGTTGCGGGCTATCTGAATGCAACACTTGTAATACCCAACTTCCATTACCATAGCATTTGGAGAGATCCTAG CAAATTCAGTGATATCTATGATGAGGAGTACTTTATTCAGACCTTGAAAGGGGATGTAAGAGTGGTTAATAAGTTACCAGGATATATCATGGAAAGGTTTGACCACAACATGAGTAATGTTTACAACTTCAAAGTAAAGGCTTGGTCTTCCATCAAGTATTACAGGGAGTCGGTTCTTCCTAGGCTACTTGAAGAACA GTTTATAAGAATATCTCCTTTTGCAAATCGGTTGTCATTCGATGCTCCTCCAGCTGTTCAGAGGCTTAGATGCTTGGCAAATTATGAATCATTGAGGTTTGCAAATCCAATTGCAACTTTGGCAGAAAGTTTGGTCGAAAGAATGAAAGAACGCAGTGCTCACAATAATGGAAAATATATCGCAGTTCATCTCCGTTTCGAAGAG GATATGGTTGCCTTCTCTTGTTGCATATTTGATGGAGGGGAGCAAGAAATAAGTGACATGAATGCAGCCAGGGAGAGGGGTTGGAGAGGAAAATTTACTAAACCTGGTCGTGTAATCCGTCCTGGATCAATCAGGATTAATGGGAAATGTCCACTTACTCCCTTGGAG GTTGGCTTGATGCTTAGGGGCATGGGTTTTGATAATAGCACATCCATCTTTTTAGCATCTGGAAAGATTTACAATGCTGAGAAAACCATGGCACCACTTCTCGAAATGTTTCCTCTATTACAAACAAAAGATATGCTTGCATCAGCTGAAGAACTCGCCCCATTCAAG AATTTTTCTTCGAGGATGGCTGCTATCGACTACACTGTTTGTCTCCATAGTGAGGTGTTTGTGACAACTCAAGGTGGGAATTTCCCTCATTTTCTAATGGGGCATAGGAGGTACTTGTTTGGTGGACACTCAAAGACAATTAGGCCGGACAAGAGAAAATTGGCGTTGTTGTTTGATAATCCAAATATCGG ATGGAAGACCTTCAAACGCCAGATGCTGAATATGAGATCTCACAGTGATTCAAAGGGAATTGAGCTCAAGAGACCAAATGACTCCATATATACATTCCCCTGTCCAGACTGTATGTGTCGTGTGAACAAAACAGAAGAAGCTAAACCGCAATCGCCTCCATGA
- the LOC113272527 gene encoding uncharacterized protein LOC113272527, translating to MYGYCNLDKKEKQWSCIEEVGNKILQPWILLGDPNIHLITSKSSSSSSDGWANSVLQSAGLEDIGFIGKEHTWTGNNLGTGALKLKTYLPFIIIVHPVFGIVILAPVYRLFLIEIMITVKMDLLHSNKAAYVSGRLINDNTIIAHELIHSMRKKEVESGWLALKVDMSKAFERLEWSFILKVLEGFGFSKEWIHLVQQCINATSLLVLLNGFPCDDFKPRRGIRQGVPLSPYLCILAMEWFSRTLTDAHHSKDIKGIKAARIDLPINHLLFAYDCLIFTQENLTSVNNLKQILHDFSSQSGEVINFDKSSILFSNNMDPYVCNTLKNIPGVKYMDKKEKYLGSPLLIGKSKFISFEEVNIAFERRLSSWKGINLCQVGRTTIVKVVLNSVPMYQMSTFKMSKKLIKKLDTQQRKFSWGYKDNKVPKDPSHMSYNLVSELILLDPAAWNIPLLNSLFSSEVVDRIKFMIISPHEEDAVKWKPTRDGNFTVKSAYNKLVENRVNNQDALNTIRKKTWKDLWSMNLPHKIKLFIWKCLKGIIPTKLRPAQYNRNMDLECSICNNEETYLFHLLITCTHSRAVCRLVNIDIDQVKNNLLQFNSPGSTTLIILELKIWSNGGTLLWLVAGLFGRKDENNFKYIIFVDASFSHLNYESGIGMVLYSDAGCAEGIKCTYATGIMDAEASESLAILEALKWMERLKLDNFHLISDAEVIFDSITANNVQVNLQASNIQLDSHTIEVIGCTVWHIRKSKCFEVFDNVQFNESTSLAVQKILSHQGGSALSI from the exons ATGTATGGCTACTGCAATTTAGATAAAAAGGAAAAGCAATGGAGTTGCATTGAGGAAGTTGGCAACAAAATATTGCAGCCTTGGATTTTATTAGGTGATCCGAATATACATCTTATTACTTCtaagtcttcttcttcctcaagtGATGGATGGGCAAATTCTGTTCTTCAATCTGCTGGTTTAGAAGACATTGGTTTTATTGGTAAGGAACATACTTGGACAGGCAACAATTTGGGGACGG GAGCTTTGAAGTTAAAAACTTATCTCCCATTCATTATCATTGTGCATCCAGTTTTTGGTATTGTTATACTTGCACCAGTATATAGGCTGTTCTTGATTGAAATCATGATTACGGTGAAGATGGATTTGTTGCATAGTAATAAG GCTGCCTATGTCTCTGGAAGACTTATTAATGATAATACTATTATTGCTCATGAGTTAATACATTCCATGAGAAAGAAAGAAGTAGAAAGTGGTTGGTTGGCTCTCAAAGTGGACATGAGTAAAGCCTTTGAAAGGCTGGAATGGAGTTTTATACTCAAAGTTCTTGAAGGTTTTGGTTTCTCTAAAGAATGGATTCATCTAGTTCAACAGTGCATCAATGCCACTTCTTTATTAGTTCTTCTTAATGGTTTTCCATGTGATGATTTCAAGCCAAGAAGGGGTATTAGgcaaggagttccattatctccATACCTATGTATTCTTGCCATGGAATGGTTCTCAAGAACTCTTACTGATGCTCATCATTCAAAAGATATCAAAGGAATTAAGGCTGCTAGAATAGATCTTCCTATTAATCATCTCTTATTTGCATATGATTGTCTTATATTTACCCAAGAAAATTTAACTAGTGTGAATAATCTCAAGCAAATTCTGCATGATTTTAGTTCTCAATCTGGTGAAGTCATTAATTTTGACAAATCCTCCATTTTGTTTAGCAACAATATGGATCCATATGTTTGTAATACTCTCAAGAACATCCCTGGTGTTAAATATATGGACAAGAAGGAGAAATATTTAGGTTCACCACTTCTTATAGGTAAATCTAAATTTATTTCTTTTGAAGAAGTCAACATTGCATTTGAAAGAAGATTATCAAGTTGGAAGGGCATTAATCTTTGTCAGGTTGGAAGAACAACCATCGTCAAAGTTGTTCTTAACTCAGTTCCAATGTACCAGATGAGCACATTTAAAATGTCAAAGAAGCTGATTAAAAAACTGGATacccaacaaagaaagttctcgTGGGGGTACAAAGATAATAAAG TTCCCAAAGATCCTTCACATATGTCCTATAACTTGGTTAGTGAGTTAATATTACTTGATCCAGCTGCTTGGAATATCCCTTTACTTAACTCTCTCTTTTCTTCAGAAGTTGTTGATAGAATTAAGTTCATGATTATTTCTCCCCATGAAGAAGATGCAGTTAAATGGAAGCCTACAAGAGATGGTAACTTCACAGTCAAGAGTGCTTATAATAAGTTGGTTGAAAACAGAGTTAATAACCAAGATGCTTTGAATACTATCCGTAAAAAGACTTGGAAAGATCTATGGAGTATGAATCTTCCTCACAAAATAAAGCTGTTCATCTGGAAATGTTTAAAAGGCATTATACCAACAAAACTAAGGCCAGCTCAGTACAACAGAAATATGGATCTTGAATGCTCCATTTGTAATAATGAGGAAACatatctttttcatcttcttattactTGTACACATTCAAGAGCAGTTTGCAGGTTAGTCAATATTGATATTGATCAGGTTAAGAATAACTTGCTTCAATTCAACTCTCCAGGTTCAACAACATTGATAATACTGGAGTTGAAGATATGGTCAAATGGAGGAACACTGTTATGGTTGGTTGCTGGAttatttggaaggaaagat GAAAATAATTTTAAGTATATAATATTTGTAGATGCCTCTTTTAGTCATCTAAATTATGAATCTGGCATTGGTATGGTGCTTTATTCCGATGCAGGATGTGCTGAAGGAATCAAGTGCACCTATGCAACTGGAATAATGGATGCGGAAGCTAGTGAAAGTCTGGCTATACTAGAAGCTCTGAAATGGATGGAAAGATTGAAGTTGGACAACTTTCACTTGATATCTGATGCTGAAGTCATATTTGATTCTATAACTGCTAATAATGTGCAAGTCAA CTTACAAGCTTCTAATATACAGTTGGACAGTCATACAATTGAAGTTATTGGTTGCACAGTTTGGCATATTAGGAAATCAAAATGCTTTGAAGTGTTTGATAATGTACAGTTTAATGAATCAACA TCACTAGCAGTTCAGAAAATATTGTCCCACCAAGGTGGAAGTGCTCTGAGCATTTAA
- the LOC113272528 gene encoding uncharacterized protein LOC113272528, whose amino-acid sequence MTFDAEDIEEDMEDYNDALVLTLPVAGCNIRKILIEGGSSINVLFYDTFKRMELNDEHLISSYYTIYGFNEAPTKPLGDIVLQVNACPMKVDTRFSVVYAPSPYNAIIG is encoded by the coding sequence ATGACTTTCGACGCTGAAGACATCGAAGAGGATATGGAAGATTACAATGATGCTTTGGTCCTCACGTTACCAGTAGCAGGATGCAATATCAGGAAGATCCTCATCGAAGGAGGGAGCTCAATTAATGTTCTGTTTTATGACACATTCAAACGAATGGAGCTTAACGACGAGCATCTAATATCTTCGTACTACACCATCTATGGGTTTAACGAGGCACCTACGAAGCCATTAGGAGATATCGTCTTGCAAGTAAACGCATgccccatgaaagtggacacacgattcagcgtggtataTGCTCCTTCCCCTTATAATGCCATTATTGGCTGA